CTTCAGATTCTGCTGCAAGGTAGAGATTTTTTAACATTTCAGGTTTTTCAACTACGCGCATACCTCTTCCACCACCACCTGCTGCGGCTTTGAGAATCACAGGATACCCAATTTCATCAGCGATTTTTTGTGCTTCTTTATAATCTTTTAAAGCCCCATCACTTCCCAAAATCACAGGCACACCTGCTTCTTTCATCACATCTTTTGCTTTTGATTTATCGCTCATAAGCACCATAACATCAGCTGTTGGACCAATGAACTCTATGCTATGGTGAGAACAAATCTCTACAAAATTTTGATTTTCACTCAAAAATCCATAACCCGGGAAAATTGCATCAACCTTGAGAAGTTCGGCAGCACTCATAATAGCCGGGATATTGAGGTAGCTTTCACTTGATTTATCTCCGCCTACACAGATTTTTGCATCAGCCACATCAAGGTAATATGCGTCTTTGTCGGCAGTGGAGTAAATAGCGATAGCTTCTTTGCCCATTTCTTGGATTGTCCTAATAGCGCGTAGGGTAATCTCACCGCGATTTGCAATGAGAATCTTTTGAATCTTTCGTTGTTTTACACTCATTGCATTACCCTAGAGTTTTTCAACTTTAATAAGTTGAGTGCTAAATTCCACAGGTTGTCCGTCATTTACTTCTATTGAAATAATTTTGCAATCAAATTCTGCTTCAATCTCATTCATAATTTTCATTGCTTCAATGATAGCAACCGTCTGCCCCTTTTTAACAATATCGCCGACATTGACATAAGGGGCTGCTCCCGGACTAGGAGAGCGATAAAATGTCCCCACCATTGGCGAAGTAATAAAATGTCCGCTTGTGTCCTTTGGTGTGCTAGGTGTAGGAGAAGAATCTACGGCTTGAGTAACTGCGGTGATAGGAGCTGTTTGAGTAGGGAGCGTGATAGATTGAGGCATTACTTGGATTGGCTCATTTGCGCCTGTTTTTTGGAGTTTGAGTTCAAAACCCTCTTGTTTAATACTGAATTTAGCTATGCCGCTGTTGTCAAAGAGTTCCATAATCTTTTTGATTTCTTGCAAATTCATTTTACGCCTTTCATTTCTGTAAAATTTAATCTGCTATAATATCACAATTTTTCTTTTTCTAAGATAACAAAGTTTTTGCGAGATAGAGTGAGGTAATAGCAATGGGATTAAAATCAGATACTTGGATTAAAAAAATGAGCAAAAAGGGTATGATTGAGCCATTTTGTGAAAAACAAGTAGGAAAAAATATCGTAAGTTATGGGCTTTCAAGCTATGGATATGATATTCGCGTAGGTAATGAATTTATGATTTTTACAAATATCGGTGCGAATCTTGTTGATCCTAAAAGCTTTGATGAGCGCAATGTCGTGGAAATTACCACAGAGGAGAATGGCTATTGTCTCGTGCCACCTAATTCTTTTGCATTAGCGCGCACGATTGAATATTTTAGAATCCCACGCAATGTGTTGGCAATTTGTCTTGGCAAAAGCACTTATGCGCGGTGTGGGATTATTGTGAATGTTACGCCCTTTGAGCCAGAGTTTGAGGGGCATATCACTATTGAGATTAGTAATACTACACCATTACCTGCTAAGATTTATGCGAATGAGGGCATTGCCCAAGTGCTTTTTTTGGAAGGAGATGAGCCTTGTGAGGTAAGCTATAAGGATAAAAAAGGCAAATATCAAGGACAGCAAGGCATTACTCTTCCAAAAGTAATAAAATGATTCTCTACAATGAGCAAACAAATATTTAAAACGAATTGCATAGAGTTTAAAGAAATATTAAATTTTTTAAGCCTATAATTCTAATCTCCCTTAGATGAATTTCTAAGGGAGTAAATTTTCATTTCTTTAGAAACATAAAGGAGTTGAAATGAATAAAGGTTTTGGTGGTTATCGTGTCCGCTCTGCGGGGGGAGTATTCCTCACTCAATACTAGCTTTCAAAGACTTAATGGTCTTTGATTCTTCAGTATGCAATAGCCAATCTCAATGGGGTGAATAATATTGTAAATAAAGTGTTTTAAACTTGATTAATGAAGCTTTGCTTACCCTTAAAACTAGGAGTAGGCAGCACAGCTATATTTAAGTAGCTAGGTGCGCTAAGGAGGATACATATCTTGCCCGACCAAGTAAAGCACGGATGTTGTAGATATGGGGATATTTGAATCTACGAATCTGCAAATGTTATTTTCTTTCAAATTATAAAGTGAAGTTTGATTCACAGCTTCGCTTTATACACATTCATAACTATGCTTTCTCTTTTTAACTCATATCAAATTTTATGATATTGCTCAATTTTTAGTGCGTTTCTACAAACACCCATATTTCTATGCCTTTATGGGCTTACTAGGCATTTTAGTTATGTTTAATGTAGCAGGTGAGCACTTTGTAGTAATATAATTATATATATGTTTTAAAGGTTAAGCTTTATTTAATTTTTTGTTTTATAGAATGTGAAATGTCCTTAAGCTTTGAAAGAATATTTTTAAGTTTAAGGACAAATTTTACAATAAAGGATTTGGTTATGAAAAAACACATCATAACATTGGCATTATGCCTATCTTTGGGTTTAAGCCCATTATGTGCAGTTGAATCTGCTCACAAAAAGAGTGTGCAAAATGTAGCTTTATCAAAAGCTGATACAGAGTTCCTCTTTAATACTCAAGCACAAAACATCAATGTAGTCGCATTAAGTGATGAGGAAATGGCAGAGACAGAGGGTGAAGCCATAGATCCTATTAGCGCTATACAAATAGCATACACTGCATATCAGGCATATGAAACAGGCAAAAAAGTTGTCAAAAAAATCAAAAGATGGTTTAGATAAGCTGGGGGGGGGGGTGAGTAATGAAATATTTACGCAAAATATTGTTAAGTGCCTCTCTCTTTGGTGCAGTATGTGCGTATGCAGGTGAATATAGCGCACTAAAGATAGGTATAGGTGGTGTATATATTCTCCAACAGCCAAGTGATGAAAAAGATATTACCAATACAAGTGCTTATCTTGCTCTAAGGTCAAGATATTCTTTCCTTCAAGAAAGAATATTGCTACAACTTGAAGTTGAAACAAATATCGGCAAGACTAAAAGGGAGAGAAACAAAAGCAATTCATTGCGTATGGAAAATTTTCTCTTAGGTGCTGGGGTCAATCTCCTCACTCCAAATACTCCGCTTTATCTTAGTGTAATGTATGGTATGGATAATTTTGAATATTGGGCATCAAATAGTTGGGTTGATAATGGACTTATGTTTGTAGGAGCCGATTTGCAAGGTTTTATCAAAAGCAATCATTTAACCTTTGAATACAATGTGGGCTATCACTATGTGCTAACAGGTTATTATGAACAAAATCAAAATAATTATGTTCGCGTAGATACCGATAGTTCTAGCTATGCTATTAAAGGTGGGATAGGTTTTGTGTATGATATTACACAGCATATAGGTTTGTTTATGAATCTTCGTGCAAAATACTATAATATAGCAGCTTCTAAGTTCAATGCAATCTTTACTCGTCCTACTACTAAACATTTCTTAGGTGGAGTGGAAGTAGGGATTAAGTTTTAAGCGGCTTTAGAGATTCTTTATTAGAGATAGTGCAATGCACTATCTAACTTAAATAAAATTTTAAGGTTACACAAATATGATATTCAATGTAGCGGGTGAGCACTTTGTAGCAATATGATAGATTGTGTATATAAATGAGTGTTACAAATTGAAATTAGTTCTATATTCATATTTCTTGACTTAATAAATTTTTAAATATTCATTTTATAAAATATTTGCGAATTTACTTTAAACTTTGATAGTTTTAAGTAAAGTCAGATTCTAAAACTTTACTTCTTAAGGAGTGTATTATGAAAAAAGGTGTTATCAGCTTGGCATTATGCCTATGTTTAGGGTTAAGCCCATTATGTGCAATAGAATCTGCTCAAAACAAGAGTGTGCAAAATGTAGCTTTATCAAAAGCCGATAAAGAATTTCTTTTCACTACAAATGCAACTCATCTTAATGTAGTGGCTTTAAGTGATGAGGAAATGGCAGAGACAGAGGGAGAAGCGTTAGACCCTATAACTGGTGGTTTGCTTATTGGAATCGCTTCAGGCGCAGGGGTTAAAATAGGCACAGAGTTAGCAGACAAAGCTATCAAAAAAATCAAAAAATGGTTTAAA
This is a stretch of genomic DNA from Helicobacter sp. MIT 21-1697. It encodes these proteins:
- the dcd gene encoding dCTP deaminase yields the protein MGLKSDTWIKKMSKKGMIEPFCEKQVGKNIVSYGLSSYGYDIRVGNEFMIFTNIGANLVDPKSFDERNVVEITTEENGYCLVPPNSFALARTIEYFRIPRNVLAICLGKSTYARCGIIVNVTPFEPEFEGHITIEISNTTPLPAKIYANEGIAQVLFLEGDEPCEVSYKDKKGKYQGQQGITLPKVIK
- the accB gene encoding acetyl-CoA carboxylase biotin carboxyl carrier protein, which produces MNLQEIKKIMELFDNSGIAKFSIKQEGFELKLQKTGANEPIQVMPQSITLPTQTAPITAVTQAVDSSPTPSTPKDTSGHFITSPMVGTFYRSPSPGAAPYVNVGDIVKKGQTVAIIEAMKIMNEIEAEFDCKIISIEVNDGQPVEFSTQLIKVEKL